One Lycium barbarum isolate Lr01 chromosome 5, ASM1917538v2, whole genome shotgun sequence genomic window carries:
- the LOC132641269 gene encoding small ribosomal subunit biogenesis GTPase RsgA 1, mitochondrial isoform X1: MKISSFSLLRLPFTISSTRHRFFSAVASSTRHQNPNKPNKNLLKARETINRHGNFSTLQPILSHEDQPHLSNNQAIGTVASSQANFMRVIIHEASVELLCVVKAVLKKIKRRVLVGDKVLVGSIDWVDKRGAIENVFKRKSEILDPPVANVDHLLVLFSMDQPKIEPFSLTRFLVEAESTGIPLTLALNKSELVSQEEIKAWKSRLRSWAYEPIFCSIESKHGLDTLQFIMREQTSVIVGPSGVGKSSLINALRGNKHILGAVEDRSWFDPQILGSKWYDEQRVGEVSVRSGRGKHTTRHVSLLPLPDGGYLADTPGFNQPSLIKVTKNSLAHHFPEIRKMLKDSEPANCAFNNCLHLGEPGCLVKGDWERYPYYLQLLDEIKIREEFQLRTIGTKREGDVRCKVGDKGVVQAEPRLEPKKYRRQSRKRVNQSLLDELDELDDEDDTLEDDNPILRAMKEENQ, translated from the exons ATGAAAATCTCTTCATTTTCACTTCTTCGTCTTCCTTTCACCATCTCCTCCACGCGCCACCGCTTCTTCTCCGCCGTCGCCTCCTCCACGCGCCACCAAAACCCTAACAAACCAAACAAAAATCTCCTCAAAGCACGCGAAACAATAAACAGACATGGTAATTTCTCAACTCtacaaccaatcctctcacatgAAGACCAACCTCATCTCTCTAACAACCAAGCAATAGGTACCGTCGCTTCATCACAAGCAAATTTCATGCGCGTTATCATCCATGAAGCTTCTGTTGAACTGTTATGTGTAGTTAAAGCAGTGTTGAAGAAGATTAAACGGAGAGTTTTGGTTGGTGATAAGGTTTTAGTTGGTTCAATTGATTGGGTTGATAAAAGAGGTGCTATTGAGAATGTTTTTAAGAGGAAATCAGAGATTTTAGATCCTCCTGTAGCTAATGTGGATCATTTACTTGTGTTGTTCTCAATGGATCAGCCCAAAATCGAGCCGTTTTCGCTCACTAGGTTCCTCGTTGAAGCTGAATCGACAGGAATTCCGCTCACTCTCGCGTTGAATAAATCCGAACTTGTTTCTCAAGAG GAAATAAAAGCATGGAAATCTAGGCTTCGTAGTTGGGCGTATGAACCAATCTTTTGCAGCATTGAGTCCAAGCATGGACTTGATACACTCCAGTTTATTATGAGAGAACAAACTTCCGTCATTGTTGGTCCAAGTGGTGTGGGCAAATCCAGCCTGATCAATGCTTTGAGAGGCAATAAGCATATTCTTGGTGCAGTTGAAGACCGAAGCTGGTTTGATCCA CAGATTTTAGGGAGCAAGTGGTATGATGAGCAACGTGTCGGGGAAGTGTCAGTAAGAAGCGGCAGAGGGAAGCATACGACGAGGCACGTGTCTTTGCTTCCATTGCCTGATGGGGGGTATCTTGCTGATACTCCAGGATTTAACCAGCCTAGTTTGATTAAAGTGACAAAGAATTCTCTTGCACATCATTTTCCGGAG ATCCGCAAAATGCTTAAAGATAGTGAACCTGCAAACTGTGCATTCAATAATTGCTTGCATCTTGGTGAACCGGGCTGCCTTGTAAAAGGTGATTGGGAAAGATACCCATATTATCTTCAGTTGCTTGATGAAATTAAGATCAGGGAGGAGTTTCAGTTGAGGACCATTGGAACTAAACGAGAAGGTGATGTTAG GTGCAAAGTAGGAGACAAGGGAGTTGTGCAGGCAGAACCGCGGCTGGAGCCCAAGAAATACAGGAGACAATCTCGTAAAAGAGTGAACCAGTCATTACTAGATGAATTGGATGAACTCGATGACGAAGATGATACACTGGAGGATGACAATCCTATTCTAAGAGCAATGAAGGAAGAAAATCAATAG
- the LOC132641269 gene encoding small ribosomal subunit biogenesis GTPase RsgA 1, mitochondrial isoform X2 — MKISSFSLLRLPFTISSTRHRFFSAVASSTRHQNPNKPNKNLLKARETINRHGNFSTLQPILSHEDQPHLSNNQAIGTVASSQANFMRVIIHEASVELLCVVKAVLKKIKRRVLVGDKVLVGSIDWVDKRGAIENVFKRKSEILDPPVANVDHLLVLFSMDQPKIEPFSLTRFLVEAESTGIPLTLALNKSELVSQEEIKAWKSRLRSWAYEPIFCSIESKHGLDTLQFIMREQTSVIVGPSGVGKSSLINALRGNKHILGAVEDRSWFDPILGSKWYDEQRVGEVSVRSGRGKHTTRHVSLLPLPDGGYLADTPGFNQPSLIKVTKNSLAHHFPEIRKMLKDSEPANCAFNNCLHLGEPGCLVKGDWERYPYYLQLLDEIKIREEFQLRTIGTKREGDVRCKVGDKGVVQAEPRLEPKKYRRQSRKRVNQSLLDELDELDDEDDTLEDDNPILRAMKEENQ; from the exons ATGAAAATCTCTTCATTTTCACTTCTTCGTCTTCCTTTCACCATCTCCTCCACGCGCCACCGCTTCTTCTCCGCCGTCGCCTCCTCCACGCGCCACCAAAACCCTAACAAACCAAACAAAAATCTCCTCAAAGCACGCGAAACAATAAACAGACATGGTAATTTCTCAACTCtacaaccaatcctctcacatgAAGACCAACCTCATCTCTCTAACAACCAAGCAATAGGTACCGTCGCTTCATCACAAGCAAATTTCATGCGCGTTATCATCCATGAAGCTTCTGTTGAACTGTTATGTGTAGTTAAAGCAGTGTTGAAGAAGATTAAACGGAGAGTTTTGGTTGGTGATAAGGTTTTAGTTGGTTCAATTGATTGGGTTGATAAAAGAGGTGCTATTGAGAATGTTTTTAAGAGGAAATCAGAGATTTTAGATCCTCCTGTAGCTAATGTGGATCATTTACTTGTGTTGTTCTCAATGGATCAGCCCAAAATCGAGCCGTTTTCGCTCACTAGGTTCCTCGTTGAAGCTGAATCGACAGGAATTCCGCTCACTCTCGCGTTGAATAAATCCGAACTTGTTTCTCAAGAG GAAATAAAAGCATGGAAATCTAGGCTTCGTAGTTGGGCGTATGAACCAATCTTTTGCAGCATTGAGTCCAAGCATGGACTTGATACACTCCAGTTTATTATGAGAGAACAAACTTCCGTCATTGTTGGTCCAAGTGGTGTGGGCAAATCCAGCCTGATCAATGCTTTGAGAGGCAATAAGCATATTCTTGGTGCAGTTGAAGACCGAAGCTGGTTTGATCCA ATTTTAGGGAGCAAGTGGTATGATGAGCAACGTGTCGGGGAAGTGTCAGTAAGAAGCGGCAGAGGGAAGCATACGACGAGGCACGTGTCTTTGCTTCCATTGCCTGATGGGGGGTATCTTGCTGATACTCCAGGATTTAACCAGCCTAGTTTGATTAAAGTGACAAAGAATTCTCTTGCACATCATTTTCCGGAG ATCCGCAAAATGCTTAAAGATAGTGAACCTGCAAACTGTGCATTCAATAATTGCTTGCATCTTGGTGAACCGGGCTGCCTTGTAAAAGGTGATTGGGAAAGATACCCATATTATCTTCAGTTGCTTGATGAAATTAAGATCAGGGAGGAGTTTCAGTTGAGGACCATTGGAACTAAACGAGAAGGTGATGTTAG GTGCAAAGTAGGAGACAAGGGAGTTGTGCAGGCAGAACCGCGGCTGGAGCCCAAGAAATACAGGAGACAATCTCGTAAAAGAGTGAACCAGTCATTACTAGATGAATTGGATGAACTCGATGACGAAGATGATACACTGGAGGATGACAATCCTATTCTAAGAGCAATGAAGGAAGAAAATCAATAG
- the LOC132639689 gene encoding protein MAIN-LIKE 2-like, which produces MELPRVPLHPGPEVYDVLTLQEKHRSQGVWDGSLRGPTECLNPRRTDIEFWKHVRRHPRILDYFGLCGFKGVVEVGCVSYDWAVITALVERWRPETHTFHLRTSEATITLQDIEIMFGMVIGGNPLNELNARNIDIMGWQHLIYELTGWAPGQDCFSGVSRLEVKKLIEYIRGLDAITDQTPEIDVQKRIRLYLLWLCGGTIFPDKSGDLLNLDYLLDMRGLRAMSTQAWGAAALSYLYTCLCRASMKKAKDVWAWEHIIPMQPPCRVLPPHTALARKWTHRKSRENEARDVLPICRDVLDNLIDGQFVWQPYSDSLSGV; this is translated from the exons aTGGAGCTTCCACGGGTACCCCTACATCCGGGGCCAGAAGTGTACGATGTATTAACACTTCAGGAGAAGCATCGATCACAAGGTGTATGGGATGGGAGCTTGAGAGGACCGACAGAATGCCTAAATCCACGCCGCACGGATATCGAATTTTGGAAGCACGTGAGGCGTCatcctcgcatccttgactactttggcctATGTGGATTTAAGGGAGTAGTAGAGGTAGGATGCgtatcatatgattgggcagtcatcactgcacttGTAGAGAGATGGCGTCCTGAGACGCATACCTTTCATCTGCGTACGAGTGAGGCCACtatcacattacaagatattgagATCATGTTTGGCATGGTTATAGGTGGTAACCCCTTGAATGAACTTAATGCTAGAAATATAGACATTATGGGGTGGCAACATTTGATCTACGAGCTTACTGGTTGGGCACCCGGTCAGGATTGTTTTAGCGGTGTTAGTAGGTTGGAAGTaaaaaaattaattgaatatattagaggcttagatgCCATTACAGACCAGACCCCAGAAATTGATGTGCAAAAGCGGATTAGGTTATACTTGCTATGGCTCTGTGGCGGCACGATATTTCCGGATAAGTCCGGTGACTTACTTAATTTAGACTATTTGCTTGACATGCGTGGCCTTAGAGCAATGAGTACACAAGCTTGGGGAGCGGCtgcattgtcatatttgtatacttgtctGTGCCGCGCTTCGATGAAAAAGGccaaggat gtttgggcttgggagcaCATTATACCGATGCAGCCACCATGCAGGGTTCTTCCGCCACACACGGCTCTTGCACGAAAGTGGACTCATCGTAAATCCCGCGAAAATGAGGCACGTGATGTGCTACccatatgtagggatgtattggACAACCTAATCGATGGCCAG TTTGTGTGGCAGCCTTATTCAGACTCCCTGAGTGGTGTCTGA